A stretch of Crossiella cryophila DNA encodes these proteins:
- a CDS encoding phosphotransferase, giving the protein MTPGELPEWLPGWCVEVLGAEPVGVRFARRSLSAVFGLRLAGGLDVVVKARTDDGRAASCVAAQKLLAERGFPCPLPITPVVGVGALAVHAEQSRPGGDLLRGDAPEVATRYAAVFARLMAELTEVRVAPPLPNPRWVRWDHGDSGLWPSIAFLDRRDQSAVPAHILDTAERARGRLLAADLPCVLGHADFEAQNLRWRDGNVWAVHDWDSLAWQPEAALVGAASGTFASASPPTLAPIESSAAFLATYQDLRGRRFTKAEQEIAWAASLWPAVHNARWEALHGDRPVCCDAVLAQAAERLRRANA; this is encoded by the coding sequence TGGTTGCCGGGCTGGTGTGTGGAGGTGCTGGGCGCGGAGCCGGTCGGTGTGCGATTCGCGCGGCGGTCGCTCTCGGCGGTGTTCGGGCTGCGGCTGGCCGGCGGGCTGGACGTCGTGGTGAAGGCGCGCACGGATGACGGCCGGGCCGCGTCCTGCGTGGCCGCGCAGAAACTGTTGGCGGAGCGGGGGTTTCCGTGTCCGCTGCCGATCACGCCGGTGGTCGGAGTCGGCGCGCTGGCCGTGCACGCCGAGCAGTCCCGGCCCGGCGGCGACCTGCTGCGCGGCGACGCACCGGAGGTCGCCACCCGCTACGCGGCGGTGTTCGCCCGGTTGATGGCCGAACTGACCGAGGTGCGGGTCGCGCCGCCGCTGCCGAATCCGCGCTGGGTGCGGTGGGATCACGGCGATTCCGGACTGTGGCCCTCGATCGCGTTCCTGGACAGACGGGACCAGAGCGCTGTGCCCGCGCACATCCTCGACACGGCCGAGCGGGCGCGCGGGCGGTTACTGGCCGCGGACCTGCCGTGCGTGCTGGGCCACGCCGACTTCGAGGCGCAGAACCTGCGCTGGCGCGACGGGAACGTGTGGGCCGTGCACGACTGGGACAGCCTGGCCTGGCAGCCGGAGGCGGCCCTGGTCGGTGCGGCGTCCGGCACGTTCGCCAGTGCCTCGCCGCCAACCCTGGCCCCGATCGAGAGTTCCGCCGCGTTCCTGGCCACGTACCAGGATCTCCGGGGACGCCGGTTCACCAAGGCGGAGCAGGAGATCGCGTGGGCGGCCAGCCTGTGGCCCGCCGTGCACAACGCCCGCTGGGAGGCACTGCACGGCGACCGGCCGGTGTGTTGCGACGCCGTCCTGGCGCAGGCGGCCGAGCGCCTGCGCCGGGCGAACGCCTAG